In Myxococcales bacterium, the DNA window CGCTGCCCAGTGCAACGGCTCGTGCCGCGCCGAGGCGAGCTACACCCCCGGAAAATACCGCGTCTCCGTCGCCACGTGCGAAGGGCGGCGGGCCTCGGAGCTCGCGTTCGTGATGCCCGAGGGCCCCATTGAAGGCCTCGAGCGCGCGTGGGCCGGCGCCAAGCTCGTCTCGGGCGTGGTCGCGAGGCTCGCGCTGCCGAGCGGCAAACCCGGGTGGGACATGACCGAGCCGCGCGCCAAAGGCGAGATGGCCGGCATGCCCGAGCGGACACCCGAGCGCCCCATCGATCCCCGCGCGCTCACAGCGCTCGGCGAAATCCTGCGAAAGAAGGACGGCTACGACGACCGGATCATGAAGCGGTGCCTCATGAGCCGCATCGTCGGCTTCCGGGTCACACGCGAGCTTACGACCACGGGACCCGCGAGGAGCGCCGAGCTCGAGATCGTCATGGACCTCCAGTGCGCCAAGATCTTCGTCGTCCGCGAGGGCGCGGCGGGGAAGAAGCGCGTCGTGCACGCGTCCCACTTCGACCCGCAGCGCGAGGCGGTCGCGGCGCTCGCCCGAGATCTCTTCCCCGAAGCGAAAGACCTCCGAGCGCCGTGAAGTACCTTTATTTGCAGCCCGCGAGCAGCGTGTCGCGGATGGCCTTCACGCCGCCGTCGTACTTGTCCATCTCGTGCCCCACACCCGCGAGCACCTCGTAGCTCACGTTCACGCCGGCGGCGCCGAGCTCGCGGTGGAGCGCGGCGGAGAAGATCGGGTACGCCGCTTCGTCGAGCGCGCCGACCTTGAGGTGCACCGGGAGGCGCCCCATGCGCGGCACGTCGGGCCCCTTCACGGGGCTCTTCGCGAGCAGCGTCGCGAGCCCCGCCGCCCCCGGGCTCGAGCACATCGGGCTCCCACCGAACGACGCGTCGAGCAGCGAGATCACACCGCCGCCCGCCTGCGTCCCCTTGCCGACACAGCCCGGGCACGCCGACCAGAGCGCGCTCGTCTCGGTGACCCACGCCGAGTCCGTCTGGCCCTGGCAGAAGAGATCGAGGCGATGAAACGGCCCCGAGGTGGGCATCGCGAACGCGAGCGACGACGCGAGCCCGTTCCACGCGAGCGCGTACACGAGCTCGGCGCTCCCGCCCGAGTTGCCCGTCGCGCAGAGCGGCACGGAAGGCGCGTGCGTGCGCTTCACGTACCGCGCGAGAGCGGCGTAGCGGCACGCGGCCTCCTGAGGCCCCGCCTTGGCGCCGTCGAACCAGCCGCGGTCCGCCGTCCATCGGCGATCGACGAGGGTGTAGCCCGCGCTCGTGAGGGCGTCCCTCGCAGGGAAGTTGTAGAAGCCCGTGCCACCGCCGCCGCTGCCGAAGACCACGACGCCCTTCTTCGCGACGCCCGCGGGAGGCTCGAAGTACGCCACGTCGACCACGGCTGGCGAGGCCCCGCCGCACACGATCTCGTACGACTCGCAGCGCGTCGCCTGCGGAGCGGCCTTCTCGCACGGCTCCGTGCGGACCCGAACGCTCTCGTCGAACGCACGCCCCGCGTCGTCTGCGCCGCCCTCCGGGCTCGACGTGGGCGCGCTCGCCGTGGGCGCAGGCGCGCTCGCCGTGGGCGCAGGCACGCTCTCCACGGGAGCCACCGAAGGCCCTCCCTCGGTCGACGAGCACGCCACCACGAACGAGGCTGCGCCCACCATCCCCAACGACAACGCCCACACCTTCGACGTGCTCATCGTGACCTCCCGACGGCGTCCTTCGCCGTGACGGTCCGAAAGAGCACGCCCCGTGCCGCCGAAATCGCGAAGGGTTTCGCGGCACGTGGACGAGGTCGGGTGGACACCGACAGTCACCTCCTGGACGTTCCCAAGTCCGGTCCAGGGCTTCCCATCGGAGGGGGTTCGTCGTAAGCGTCTCGGCGAGGTACCGCGTGCTTCCCCCCCTCGTCACGGAGACCGTCGTCGCGTTCGGATCGCTCTTCTCGATCGTCGATCCGTTCTCGGCGTTGCCGGTGTTCGTGGCGCTCACGGGCGAGAAGCCTCGCGAGTACCAGAGCCGCACCGCGCTCCGGGCCTCGCTCACGTGCTTCGTCGTGCTCTCGGTCTTCGCGGCGGCGGGCTCGTTCATCTTCAAGTTCTTCGGCATCACGATCCCGGCCTTCAAGGTCGCGGGGGGCATCCTCCTCTTCGGCGTGGCGCTCGACATGATGCGCGCCCAACACTCCGAGACCCGCACCACGAAGGAAGAAGAGACCGAGAAACACGAGGACGTCGGGCTCATCCCCCTCGGGCTCCCGCTCCTCTCCGGCCCGGGCGCGATCGCCGCCGTGATGGTGCTCGCAGGTCAGGCGGAGAGCACGGCGTCACGCGTCGCCGTGCACGTCGCCATCCTCGGCATCGGCGCCTCGGCGTTCCTCATTTTGCGCTCGGCGGCCGTCGTCGGGAAGCTCCTCGGCACCACGGGCATCCGCGTCATCGGGCGCCTCATGGGCCTCATCCTCGCGGCCATCGCCATCCAGTTCGTGATCGACGGCGCCCACGAGGCGTTCCCGAAGACGTTCTCGTGAGGCTCACACGGAGGGTGCACGCGCGCCCTCCCCACGGAAGAGCGCGATCGACGCTCACGAGCGTAGCTTCAGCGCCCGCCGCCGGGCTTCGGGGCCTCGCCGTGGAAGAGCGGCACGGGCGGGGGCTTCGGATCGGAGGTGCCCGGGTCGCGCGTGTCGTCGTCCCCGTCGTCGGCGGAGGCCACGTCGGTCGCGACCTCGGCGGAGGGCGCGGCGAGCTCGGGCGACACCTTCGGCGCCTCGACACGGAGCGGCTCGGCGGAGCTCCCGAGGACCTCGGGCCCTGCCACGTCGGCGGCACAGCCAGCAACCGAAAGGGTGAGCAAAATCGCTACGATACGTCGCATCCCACTGCCTCCGTCACGTTCGCCGTGAGCCCGTATTGTTTCGCGAGCTGCGAGAGCCGCGGGCGCTTCATGCCGAGGAGCGCCGCCGCCTTGGTGATGTTGCCGTGTGTCTCCGAGAGGGCACGCACGATGCAGTCGCGCTCGATCTGGCGCTTCATGTCGGCGAGCGACACCTCGCCGCGGCGCACCTGCTGGTAGGCGATCTGGGTAGCCTCGGCCTCGTTCGACGAGAGCGGCCCGCCTTCGTCGTCGGGGAGCGCGGCGTCGCGGGACGAGTCGTCGCTGGCGGGAGCGGCCTTGGCCAGCGTCGTGCCGGTCGCCCTCGACGCGAGCCTGAGATCCTCGACGGTGTCGAGCAGGGCGTGCGCGTTCAACCACTCTCCGTCGGCGAAGAGGGTCGCCGCGCGGAGGGCGTTCTCGAGCTCACGCACGTTCCCGGGCCATTTGTGCGCGCGGAGCAGCACCTCGGCGTCGGCCGTGAGCCGCTTCGGGGCCTCGGAGCGTTCGCTCGCGATGCGCCGGAGCAAGGTGTCCGCGATGCGAGGAATGTCCGACGGGCGAGCGCGGAGCGGTGGCACCTCGAGGACGATGCCCCGCAGCCGGTAGTAGAGGTCCTCGCGGAACTCGCCGCGCTCGACCATCGCGCGGAGGTCGCGGTGCGTCGCGCAGACGACTCGCACGTTGGCCCGCACGAGCTCGGCGCCTCCGACGCGCTCGAAGGTCTTCTCTTGGAGCACCCGCAGGAGCGCCACCTGGGTGCGCGGCGACACGTCGCCGATCTCGTCGAGGAAGAGCGTGCCGCCCTCGGCCAGCTCGAAGCGCCCACGGCGGCGAGACGTGGCGCCCGTGAACGCGCCCTTCTCGTGGCCGAAGAGCTCGGAGAGCAGGAGCGTCTCCACGAGCGCAGCGCAGTTCACCGACACGAGCGGCCCGTTCGCGCGATCGCTGGCCTTGTGGATGGCCTCGGCCACGAGCTCTTTGCCGGTGCCGCTCTCGCCCCGCACGAGGATGGTCGAGTCCGAGCGCGCGACCTTGGCGATCGTCGCGAGGAGCGCGCGGATCTTCGGATCGTCGCCCACGAGGGCGCGCTCCGAAGGGCGGTCGAGGGGGGCGCTCGCGGGGGGCTCGGAGCTCGGCGCCTCGGCCTTGCCGCTCGGGCGGAAGACGAGGTGCATGCGCGCGAGGGCCACGCCTTCGGGCCGCGAGAGGAACGACGCGCGAATGTGCGCCGGGAGGCCCTCGGCGACCTTGTCGCGCACGGCCAGCGCTTGCTCGCACGTGGCCCGCGCCTCGCCGATGTCGCCCAGATCGTGCTGCATTTGGCACACGAGGAGGAGCGCCTCGCAGAGGACGTCCTCGTCGCCGGCCGTACGGGCGAGCCGGAGGGCCCGCTTGGCCAGGGAGAGATCGCCTGTCCCCTCGGCGCGCCCCGCCATGGCCTCGAGCAGCTTGGCCTCGGCCCGCGCACGGGGCGTCTTGGCGAGCGGCTCGGCGAACGACACGTGCACTCTACACCCAGCGATGTCGCCCTCCTCGAGGTGCACGCGGGCCGAGAGGCGGTGGGCCTCGCCGAGCAGCTCCACGTCGCCCGAGGCCGACGCCTCCGAGAGCGCGCGTTCCATCTCGGCGCGCGCACCGGGGAGATCTCCCTTCGCGAGCGCGATGCGCGACGCCACCGCCGCGAAGGGCGCCGCGCGCAGGGGACCGAGGCCCGTGCGACGACCGAACGCGATGGTCTGCGCGGCGTTCTCGACGAGCCCGAGCCGGAGCCGCAGATCCGCGAGGCTCGCGACGGTGTGGGCGATCATCGCGCTCGCGCCGAGCTGCCCGAAGAGCCCGAAGGTCCGCTCGAGGCACTCGAGCGCCGTGCCGTAGTCACGCAGCGTCCACGCGACCACCGCCAAATTCGAGAGCGCATACGCGTGGGTGCGTGTCTCACCGCTGGCCTCGGCCGACGCGGAGACGGCGCGCAGCATGTCGGCGGCCTCGTCCACGCGCCCCTTCGACTGCACGGCGATGGCGCGGTTCAGCCTCGCGCGGAGCGCCTCGGGCACGAGACCGAGCCCCTCGGCCACCTGGGCGTCGCTCGCAAAATGAGCCTCGGCTTCGTCCCACGAGCCGGCCGCGAGCAGGAGCTTTCCGAGCAAGTTGCGAGCACGGAGGAGCGTGCGCGGCGCGGCCTCGGACGAGACCACGGCGCGAGCCTTCTGCTCGGCCTCGGTGAGATCGCCCATCGCGTAGGCCACCTCGGCGAGCTCGGCGGAGATCTCTCCGGCGAACGCGCGCGCCACGTCCGTCTTCTTGGCGCGCTCGAGGGCGACACGCGCCCCGACGAGGTCGCCCTTGCCCGAGAGCGCGAGCCCCATGACCACGGCGTGCTCGGCCCCGAGGTCCCGCGCGCCATCGAGCACTGCGAGCGCCTCGTCGAAGCACTCGTCGGCGAGCGCACGGCGCGCGGCAGCGAGCACACGGGGCCCATCTCCTGCGACGAGCGTGGCCCACCTCCTACGCACGTCACGGCGCGCGGCCGGATCGACGAGGCCGGTGAGCGCGTCGGCGTGGAGTGCCTCGGCTTCGTCCCGTGAGTCGGGGTACACGAGCTCGGCCGCACGGGCTTTCGCCCAAGGGTCGGACCCGAGCTCGGCCACGAGGGCGCGCCCGATCGTAGCCCCCGTCGGCATACCCTCGACGGCCGCGCTCACGACGGGCTCGAGCGCGTGCACCCGGCCTTCGCGCACGGCGACGTACCCTTCGTCCGCGAGCGCGGCGACCACGGGCTCGGGGCCTTCGACGAACCGCGCGAGCCCGGAGATCGGCCAAGGATACGCGCTCGCCGACACGACCGCGAGGACGAGCTCACCCTTTTGGTCGAGCGCACGACGCCCGCGCCGCGAGCCCACGCTCACCGCGAGCGCCGCGAGCTCGCGCACCGTGCGAAGATCGCTCCCGCGAACCTCGTGATCGAGCATCGCCTCGAGAAATCGCTGCCTCTCGTCGTCGTCGAGCACGTCGGGGACGTCGACGGTGGAGACCCCGGCGAGGCCCTCTCCACGCGCCGCGACGAGCACGACCAGCGTAGCCAGGGGCAAGCCGAGGAGCTCCCGCGCCACGGAGTGGTCCCACGTCCCCTCCGCGGGGAGCGTGCTCACGAGCGCGACCTTCCGCACCGCGGCCACCGTCGAAAACGCCTCGGCCAACGCACGCGGCGACGTGGTCTCACCGAGGCCGAACCTGCACGCGACCTGATGGAACACGGGCGACGCGCTCGAGCCCTCGACCACGAAGACCTCGAAGCCGCTCGCGGCGACGCGACGTGCCACGTGCGCCAAGAGGGCGGATACGGCGCCTTCGCTCACACGCGCCACGACGACCCCAGGCGCACCCGAGCCCACACGCTCGTCGAGCTCGGCGAACCCACGGACCTGAGGCTCGGGCGACGAGGTCGACCAAGGCTCGGTGCGGGACGGAAGGGCGGTCATCGGGGCAGGCTCCTCGGGGCGCACACGCGCCGCCCTCGAGGGAGAGCATCCCCTATGCCAGGTCAAAATGCGTCACATTACGAGCACTTGCGCGAGGCGTCCGATTCACGCACGGGCCCACCGTCGCGATTTGCACGCCCCCACGGGCTGCTAAGTTACTCGTCCCCTTGAGGCGGGAACGTCCCCTGGTTCTCGGGGATGCCCCCTTCGCCCGCCGGAGTGGAACACGTGACCTGCGGGCACGAGGCGTCCCGGTAGAAGCGCTTGCCGAGCCTCTCCGTGGACGCCGCTTCTACGGCGGTGAAGCCGAAGCCCACGGACACGGCGTCGCAAGGCGCGGACACGTCGACCCCGGCTCCGATACGAATGTCTCGCGCCTTGCACGCGAGATCACGGAAGGCCTGGTCGAAAGGCATGGCGCAG includes these proteins:
- a CDS encoding NAAT family transporter produces the protein MLPPLVTETVVAFGSLFSIVDPFSALPVFVALTGEKPREYQSRTALRASLTCFVVLSVFAAAGSFIFKFFGITIPAFKVAGGILLFGVALDMMRAQHSETRTTKEEETEKHEDVGLIPLGLPLLSGPGAIAAVMVLAGQAESTASRVAVHVAILGIGASAFLILRSAAVVGKLLGTTGIRVIGRLMGLILAAIAIQFVIDGAHEAFPKTFS
- a CDS encoding sigma 54-interacting transcriptional regulator codes for the protein MTALPSRTEPWSTSSPEPQVRGFAELDERVGSGAPGVVVARVSEGAVSALLAHVARRVAASGFEVFVVEGSSASPVFHQVACRFGLGETTSPRALAEAFSTVAAVRKVALVSTLPAEGTWDHSVARELLGLPLATLVVLVAARGEGLAGVSTVDVPDVLDDDERQRFLEAMLDHEVRGSDLRTVRELAALAVSVGSRRGRRALDQKGELVLAVVSASAYPWPISGLARFVEGPEPVVAALADEGYVAVREGRVHALEPVVSAAVEGMPTGATIGRALVAELGSDPWAKARAAELVYPDSRDEAEALHADALTGLVDPAARRDVRRRWATLVAGDGPRVLAAARRALADECFDEALAVLDGARDLGAEHAVVMGLALSGKGDLVGARVALERAKKTDVARAFAGEISAELAEVAYAMGDLTEAEQKARAVVSSEAAPRTLLRARNLLGKLLLAAGSWDEAEAHFASDAQVAEGLGLVPEALRARLNRAIAVQSKGRVDEAADMLRAVSASAEASGETRTHAYALSNLAVVAWTLRDYGTALECLERTFGLFGQLGASAMIAHTVASLADLRLRLGLVENAAQTIAFGRRTGLGPLRAAPFAAVASRIALAKGDLPGARAEMERALSEASASGDVELLGEAHRLSARVHLEEGDIAGCRVHVSFAEPLAKTPRARAEAKLLEAMAGRAEGTGDLSLAKRALRLARTAGDEDVLCEALLLVCQMQHDLGDIGEARATCEQALAVRDKVAEGLPAHIRASFLSRPEGVALARMHLVFRPSGKAEAPSSEPPASAPLDRPSERALVGDDPKIRALLATIAKVARSDSTILVRGESGTGKELVAEAIHKASDRANGPLVSVNCAALVETLLLSELFGHEKGAFTGATSRRRGRFELAEGGTLFLDEIGDVSPRTQVALLRVLQEKTFERVGGAELVRANVRVVCATHRDLRAMVERGEFREDLYYRLRGIVLEVPPLRARPSDIPRIADTLLRRIASERSEAPKRLTADAEVLLRAHKWPGNVRELENALRAATLFADGEWLNAHALLDTVEDLRLASRATGTTLAKAAPASDDSSRDAALPDDEGGPLSSNEAEATQIAYQQVRRGEVSLADMKRQIERDCIVRALSETHGNITKAAALLGMKRPRLSQLAKQYGLTANVTEAVGCDVS